In Acidobacteriota bacterium, a genomic segment contains:
- a CDS encoding S8 family serine peptidase, translating into MTKKGYRDKQSRSTKSGSKKLTARLLEPDDAGAPRFSPKDPTAGDLQPHWEAGKIQVQFKIGTRPELLPSTATLAPEIRSVANVNLSNLNQLLQANGLRQAEPSFQAVPSPADMTARVRDLQPPEPSNREHFVILHFPEDADLVRISEELNQLPEVERAVPVPKVLPPGTPGNEPRVGTSGQVTVDPGSGLENQWYIFRCNVDRIWDDEVSGEGVIIADIDWGYRITHQDLESRISVKHNSFDGGSDVTQGDSVSHGTAVLGIAGGADNELGMAGIAYGATLWAIQADSGPGTPVGGDSWANAIDWVRRTDSGGRRKIINLEVQTGGFGNIEMVPAVNQAIKDAIASGVVVCVAAGNGDRDAGIDDLGDPIPPTGSILVGATEYHPTENRRADFSNFGSGIIVSAPGDSSHDLTCSSAADDGYMNAFGGTSGATPKIAATAALMLSVNPRLSHAEVSAILRDTGTFIVTDAAKPVGTFLNAEAAVREANSRADNQ; encoded by the coding sequence ATGACAAAGAAGGGCTATAGGGACAAACAATCTAGATCAACAAAATCTGGGAGCAAGAAACTCACCGCCAGACTCCTAGAACCAGATGATGCCGGAGCGCCGAGATTTTCGCCAAAAGACCCAACCGCCGGTGACTTACAACCACACTGGGAGGCCGGCAAGATTCAAGTCCAATTCAAGATTGGTACTCGACCGGAATTGCTACCGTCGACGGCTACTCTCGCTCCCGAGATTCGTAGCGTTGCGAACGTCAATCTCAGTAACTTGAATCAACTACTGCAGGCGAACGGTCTTCGACAGGCGGAGCCGAGTTTTCAGGCGGTACCGTCGCCGGCGGATATGACTGCGCGCGTTCGTGACCTGCAGCCTCCCGAGCCGTCAAATCGCGAGCACTTTGTCATACTTCACTTCCCAGAGGACGCTGATTTGGTGCGAATATCGGAAGAACTCAACCAGTTGCCTGAAGTCGAACGCGCCGTTCCGGTTCCTAAGGTCCTACCACCAGGCACGCCAGGGAATGAGCCGCGAGTGGGGACTTCTGGCCAAGTAACCGTTGACCCTGGAAGCGGATTAGAAAACCAATGGTACATCTTCCGGTGTAACGTTGATCGGATCTGGGATGACGAAGTTTCTGGCGAAGGCGTCATCATCGCGGACATAGACTGGGGTTACCGCATAACTCATCAAGACCTGGAATCCCGCATAAGCGTAAAACATAACTCCTTCGATGGAGGGAGCGATGTTACCCAGGGGGATTCGGTTAGCCACGGTACAGCCGTGCTGGGTATCGCCGGTGGCGCAGACAACGAGTTAGGAATGGCCGGAATTGCATATGGTGCAACCCTCTGGGCAATTCAAGCTGATTCCGGACCCGGCACACCTGTCGGCGGAGACTCGTGGGCGAACGCGATTGATTGGGTTCGGCGAACTGACAGCGGCGGGAGGCGCAAGATAATTAACCTGGAGGTCCAAACAGGCGGGTTCGGAAACATTGAAATGGTACCGGCCGTGAACCAGGCAATAAAGGATGCTATAGCCAGTGGCGTAGTCGTTTGTGTGGCGGCGGGAAACGGCGACCGCGATGCCGGGATTGACGATTTAGGCGATCCCATTCCACCAACAGGCTCAATTCTAGTTGGAGCAACCGAATACCATCCGACGGAAAACAGGCGAGCCGACTTCAGCAACTTCGGATCTGGAATCATCGTCTCCGCGCCGGGCGACTCGTCGCACGACCTGACCTGTAGCAGCGCCGCCGATGACGGTTATATGAATGCTTTTGGTGGCACATCTGGCGCAACCCCAAAAATTGCGGCAACAGCGGCGTTAATGCTATCGGTAAACCCTCGGCTCAGTCATGCTGAAGTCAGCGCGATTCTTAGGGACACTGGAACCTTCATAGTAACCGATGCTGCAAAGCCCGTTGGTACTTTCCTGAATGCCGAGGCCGCGGTAAGAGAAGCAAACAGCCGAGCGGACAACCAATGA
- a CDS encoding alkaline phosphatase D family protein translates to MSDQIVFGPWVGAVTATSSVIKAGIENGASVRLLVSENSDLTGAQSMAPSGISASPEMTVFTFEVDGLDPDREYHYALEVNGEPALDRRGRFRTFPPPDAPASFTFACAGDAKGGETFRAYSNHEVFDHIRGENPLFFLHLGDLHYANIGSTNVADHVETYREVLNKPRQAQLYREVPLAYIWDDHDFCGNASDARAAGRRAARLAYQRCVPHYPLAEGEGDVAIYQAFTVGRVRVLVTDTRSMRANRTATDNSAKTMLGARQKQWLKDELLAGKDRYPLLVWVNSVPWIGDPNEEDDDTDAWYSYSTERSELGSFIEENDIRNVLMLHADAHMIALDDGSNNRGSTGVGGFPVFCAAPLDRPNSRKVKGEPFSHGIFDRHKGQYGLITINDEGGPTVSVTITGKRESAELVSLPLDFPR, encoded by the coding sequence ATGTCAGACCAAATAGTCTTTGGTCCTTGGGTTGGAGCCGTCACGGCGACGTCGTCGGTCATTAAAGCCGGGATAGAGAACGGCGCATCGGTGAGATTGCTCGTCAGCGAAAATAGCGACCTGACCGGCGCGCAGTCAATGGCGCCGTCTGGGATCAGCGCCTCACCGGAGATGACTGTCTTCACTTTTGAGGTAGATGGGCTGGACCCGGATCGTGAATATCACTATGCGTTAGAGGTTAACGGGGAGCCCGCTCTCGATAGGCGTGGCCGATTCCGTACGTTTCCACCTCCGGACGCCCCAGCGTCCTTTACTTTCGCCTGCGCAGGCGACGCAAAAGGGGGAGAGACGTTCCGTGCCTACTCAAACCACGAAGTCTTCGACCACATCCGCGGAGAGAATCCACTCTTCTTCCTCCACCTTGGCGATCTACACTATGCAAATATTGGCAGCACCAACGTCGCAGACCACGTGGAGACCTATCGCGAGGTGTTAAACAAGCCGAGGCAGGCCCAACTCTACCGCGAGGTGCCCCTTGCTTACATCTGGGACGATCACGACTTTTGTGGCAACGCTAGCGACGCGCGAGCGGCTGGTCGTAGGGCGGCCCGTCTGGCCTATCAGCGATGCGTGCCGCATTACCCCCTCGCGGAAGGGGAGGGCGACGTCGCCATCTACCAGGCATTCACTGTGGGGCGCGTTCGCGTTCTGGTGACTGACACGCGCTCAATGCGGGCGAACCGCACTGCCACGGACAACTCTGCGAAGACCATGCTCGGAGCGAGACAGAAACAATGGTTGAAGGACGAACTGCTTGCGGGCAAGGATCGTTACCCGCTGCTGGTGTGGGTAAACTCGGTTCCATGGATTGGCGACCCCAACGAAGAAGACGACGACACTGACGCCTGGTACAGTTATTCGACCGAGCGGAGCGAACTCGGCTCTTTCATTGAGGAGAATGATATTCGCAATGTGCTAATGCTGCACGCGGATGCCCATATGATCGCCCTTGATGACGGCTCGAATAATCGCGGTTCGACAGGAGTCGGTGGATTCCCAGTTTTCTGCGCGGCGCCGCTGGACCGTCCCAACAGCCGCAAAGTCAAGGGTGAGCCTTTCAGCCACGGGATTTTTGACCGTCATAAGGGCCAGTATGGGCTGATCACCATCAATGACGAAGGCGGGCCGACAGTGAGCGTTACTATAACCGGCAAGCGCGAGAGCGCTGAATTGGTGTCCCTCCCCTTAGATTTTCCCCGGTGA
- a CDS encoding patatin-like phospholipase family protein, which translates to MSNIPRLPLQLCQVLEEEYINLHSQIEAKPEWIFSEAHFKGAGIRSLASRLAGADEPLAEHIKTREAFKNFKQDQVIPTLNKLLEDQGLYSEKAFAQVSLREETQEFVKLGLEDGSGIVFEGDDLLHFNRLLLEDAYPGWIRRIHEIRLSSIIGLIHKKEPAALCLSGGGMRSGSFALGIIQGLARHNMLNQFTYLSTVSGGGYIGSWLSAWTHRHPDGLAGVTEELKHNPKDSKIEPDPEPVRYLRSYSNFITPKLGLLSADVWAFVAVYARNLILNWLVLVPLLVSVFAIPRLGVAAVQEQAAGWMKWGCFALGSLSTAWAIAYVSMNRPSASDSLKARGGVLQRRTDQQSFLMLCLVPLILSAMLLSAFWAWFRHFQDSQEHLENQITSAFAGYLPNWALYSWFVFMLYGLAIHLVGWAIYAIWFRKFRRSDIATVFVTGPVGGWLLWLMATKVLPNPVPSPKEDATHPDPITGLFVCFALPLFMATFFLAATFFVGISSRKGWGGQGTGKRGMRPSPWISSRFALEDEDREWLARFAGWLLIVIMVWSIASPLVIFGPLAIHRLPEIIASVGGISALFSILAGRSANTPATKENAAKGGVYSLVMHNALSLAALVFLLFLTASLSFLTCLIIKWLFTKAPIIDISKWGLVDRVTSMDSASIIDQLKPAIFNDDSEPAGRASLMKNIYYAPWWIVAGLSLFFLGFGLLMSKMINLNKFSLHAAYRDRLIRAFLGASRNNIERKPNAFTGFDPSDNVQMHELRVGLLRPNSFRGREAGLTKFVLRLQADRVGNDPPSEFLRSRLSIETVDMLDSYQSPKVPSPSLQVNLIEDLNRILESAEFFADAAFAKSDMAERTQSLFQQLPLAEQNEAAARAIENLPQSRKNEHIKEAVGQLLRGDYLILFNRLLLDQFFAEEIEPLHYPPPPYRLMHVVNTALNLVSGDKLAWQQRRAESFSISPLHCGSLYGGYRRSREYGGRDGVSLGTAAAISGAAVNSNMGYYSTSPLVTLVLTLFNARLGWWLGNAGPAGQGYYHLAYPKSAVYPIIAEAFGWTDDKNNYVLLSDGGHFENLGLYEMVLRRSKVIVVVDGSRDAKGEFADLGNAVRKIRIDLGIPIEFGRVPIHTRDEEVKEGQGRYCAVGLIRYSCVDKVEGKEAGDGFLFYIKPAFYGNEPRDIFNYAKTNTDFPHESTADQWFDEPQFESHRMLGSYIMDKICGDDDDPLTIKQLLGKAYDHSKGKEKPLQPLIDWLSAQDSPGDSA; encoded by the coding sequence ATGTCGAACATTCCCAGGCTTCCCCTTCAACTCTGCCAGGTGTTGGAAGAAGAATATATCAACCTGCACAGCCAGATCGAGGCGAAACCTGAATGGATTTTCAGCGAAGCCCACTTCAAGGGCGCCGGCATAAGGTCCCTGGCATCCAGACTGGCAGGCGCCGATGAGCCTCTAGCTGAGCATATCAAAACGAGAGAGGCATTCAAGAACTTCAAACAGGACCAGGTGATTCCCACACTGAACAAGTTGCTCGAGGATCAAGGGCTCTACTCCGAAAAAGCATTCGCGCAGGTTTCATTGAGGGAAGAGACGCAAGAGTTCGTCAAGCTGGGTCTGGAAGACGGAAGCGGCATCGTCTTTGAAGGCGATGACCTCCTGCACTTTAATCGTTTGCTTCTCGAAGACGCCTATCCCGGCTGGATAAGACGGATTCACGAGATCCGTCTTAGCAGCATAATCGGCCTCATCCACAAGAAAGAGCCTGCCGCGCTTTGCCTTTCCGGCGGAGGCATGCGCAGTGGCAGCTTTGCCCTTGGAATTATTCAAGGACTTGCGCGCCATAACATGCTCAATCAGTTCACCTACTTATCAACAGTCTCGGGCGGCGGCTACATCGGAAGCTGGCTTTCGGCGTGGACACATCGCCATCCCGATGGACTCGCGGGAGTCACCGAAGAACTAAAGCACAATCCAAAGGACTCAAAGATTGAGCCCGACCCGGAGCCCGTTCGCTATCTTCGCAGCTACAGCAATTTCATAACCCCGAAACTTGGCCTCTTGTCAGCAGACGTCTGGGCCTTCGTCGCAGTGTATGCCAGGAACCTGATCCTGAACTGGCTGGTGCTCGTTCCGCTTCTTGTGTCGGTTTTCGCGATTCCGAGACTTGGCGTAGCCGCCGTGCAGGAACAAGCGGCCGGGTGGATGAAATGGGGTTGTTTCGCGCTGGGATCACTTTCAACCGCGTGGGCAATTGCCTACGTGAGCATGAACAGACCAAGCGCGAGTGACTCTCTCAAAGCGCGTGGCGGAGTGTTGCAACGCCGGACAGATCAGCAGAGTTTTCTGATGCTCTGCCTGGTGCCACTCATTTTGTCGGCGATGCTTCTGAGCGCCTTTTGGGCATGGTTTCGTCACTTTCAAGATTCCCAGGAGCACCTGGAGAATCAGATCACTTCGGCATTCGCGGGCTATCTCCCCAATTGGGCGCTATATAGCTGGTTTGTTTTCATGCTCTATGGACTTGCGATTCATCTGGTGGGTTGGGCGATCTACGCAATCTGGTTTCGCAAGTTCAGACGCTCGGACATCGCGACCGTGTTTGTCACGGGACCAGTTGGAGGGTGGCTCCTGTGGCTGATGGCGACGAAGGTGTTGCCGAACCCAGTGCCCAGCCCCAAGGAGGATGCTACTCACCCCGACCCGATCACCGGGCTTTTTGTCTGCTTCGCGCTTCCTCTGTTTATGGCGACCTTTTTTCTCGCGGCCACTTTCTTCGTCGGAATCTCGAGCCGTAAGGGCTGGGGGGGACAAGGAACCGGGAAACGGGGCATGCGCCCAAGCCCCTGGATTAGCAGCCGATTTGCACTCGAGGATGAAGACCGTGAATGGTTGGCCCGTTTTGCCGGCTGGCTGTTAATAGTAATCATGGTCTGGAGCATCGCCAGCCCGCTGGTGATCTTCGGCCCGTTAGCCATACACCGTCTCCCTGAGATCATCGCTTCTGTCGGAGGCATCTCGGCTCTGTTTTCCATATTGGCTGGGCGCAGCGCAAACACTCCGGCAACCAAGGAGAACGCAGCAAAAGGCGGTGTCTATTCGCTGGTGATGCACAATGCTCTATCGCTGGCTGCATTGGTGTTTTTGCTGTTCTTAACCGCATCGCTTTCATTCTTGACTTGTCTGATAATCAAATGGCTTTTTACAAAGGCGCCCATCATCGACATCTCAAAGTGGGGACTCGTAGACCGGGTCACTTCCATGGATTCCGCGAGCATCATCGATCAACTAAAGCCGGCAATATTCAATGACGATTCAGAGCCAGCCGGGCGTGCGAGCCTGATGAAGAACATCTACTATGCGCCATGGTGGATCGTTGCCGGCCTGTCCCTGTTCTTCCTCGGATTCGGTTTGCTAATGTCAAAGATGATCAACCTCAACAAATTCTCTTTGCACGCAGCCTACCGGGATCGCCTGATACGCGCATTCCTGGGAGCGAGTAGAAACAACATCGAGCGAAAGCCCAACGCGTTTACCGGGTTCGATCCATCCGACAATGTGCAGATGCATGAGCTGCGGGTCGGACTGCTCCGCCCGAACAGCTTCCGCGGCCGAGAAGCAGGACTGACGAAATTCGTTTTAAGGTTGCAGGCCGACCGTGTTGGAAATGATCCTCCATCAGAGTTTCTGAGAAGCCGGTTGTCCATAGAAACGGTGGACATGCTGGATAGCTATCAAAGCCCAAAAGTTCCTTCGCCCTCGCTACAGGTGAATCTGATCGAGGACCTCAACCGGATATTGGAAAGCGCGGAGTTTTTTGCGGATGCGGCGTTCGCCAAGTCCGACATGGCTGAAAGGACCCAGAGCCTGTTCCAGCAATTGCCTCTGGCCGAACAGAACGAAGCGGCAGCCAGGGCCATTGAGAACCTGCCCCAGTCGCGGAAGAACGAACACATCAAGGAAGCGGTTGGGCAACTGTTGCGCGGTGACTATCTCATCCTCTTCAATCGGCTGCTACTGGACCAGTTTTTCGCGGAGGAAATAGAACCCTTGCACTATCCGCCCCCGCCATACAGGTTGATGCATGTGGTGAATACTGCGCTCAATCTGGTGAGCGGCGATAAGCTGGCCTGGCAACAGCGAAGGGCTGAGTCCTTTTCCATCTCGCCGCTGCATTGTGGAAGCCTCTACGGCGGTTACCGAAGATCGAGGGAATATGGCGGGCGAGACGGCGTCTCTCTTGGCACGGCGGCGGCAATCTCCGGAGCAGCGGTAAACTCAAACATGGGCTATTACTCGACATCACCCCTGGTCACATTAGTCCTGACTCTTTTCAATGCGCGACTGGGGTGGTGGCTGGGCAACGCCGGACCGGCTGGGCAGGGCTACTACCACCTGGCATACCCAAAATCCGCGGTTTATCCGATCATCGCGGAAGCGTTCGGCTGGACTGATGACAAGAATAACTATGTCCTTCTTTCCGACGGCGGCCACTTCGAGAACCTCGGTCTCTATGAGATGGTGTTGCGCCGCAGCAAGGTGATTGTTGTCGTGGACGGTAGCAGAGACGCCAAAGGCGAGTTCGCCGATCTAGGCAATGCTGTTCGCAAGATACGAATCGATCTTGGAATACCAATTGAATTCGGCCGCGTTCCCATACACACCAGAGATGAGGAGGTCAAAGAAGGCCAGGGCAGGTATTGCGCGGTTGGTCTGATTCGCTATTCGTGCGTCGATAAAGTTGAGGGAAAAGAAGCCGGCGATGGCTTTCTGTTTTACATCAAGCCGGCCTTCTACGGAAACGAGCCGCGCGACATCTTCAACTACGCAAAAACCAACACGGATTTTCCACACGAGTCAACTGCTGACCAGTGGTTTGACGAGCCCCAATTCGAGAGCCACCGGATGCTCGGTTCCTATATCATGGACAAGATATGCGGAGACGACGACGACCCTCTCACGATCAAACAGTTGTTGGGTAAGGCTTACGACCATTCGAAGGGCAAGGAAAAACCGTTACAGCCGCTCATAGACTGGCTCTCAGCTCAAGATTCACCTGGAGATTCAGCTTAG
- a CDS encoding glycoside hydrolase family 25 protein — protein MAQSLNAVIDISHHNANPDFQQAAAAGIVGVIHKATQGLTYRGPMYTTNRQKALDAGLLWGAYHFGVGGAGAAQADFFLATVNPEPDTLIVLDYEPNTQGATMSLDDARAFVSEVNAKIGRFSGLYSGSLIKAQLGNTKDPILAQCFFWLAQYGPTAVVPPNWPTWTLWQYTDGNLGPQPHTVPGIGPCDRDQFNGDIDALKKLWGPADF, from the coding sequence GTGGCTCAATCGCTAAACGCTGTCATTGACATATCTCATCACAACGCGAATCCGGATTTTCAACAAGCCGCGGCTGCAGGCATTGTCGGAGTTATCCACAAGGCTACTCAGGGTCTGACTTATAGGGGCCCGATGTACACAACCAATCGCCAGAAGGCGCTGGACGCCGGACTGCTCTGGGGGGCTTACCACTTTGGTGTCGGCGGCGCCGGCGCGGCTCAGGCCGACTTCTTCCTCGCCACTGTCAATCCCGAACCAGACACTCTGATCGTGCTCGACTACGAACCAAATACTCAGGGCGCTACGATGTCGCTCGATGATGCGCGAGCCTTCGTGAGCGAGGTCAACGCCAAAATCGGAAGGTTTTCCGGGCTCTACTCTGGCAGTCTTATCAAAGCGCAACTCGGCAACACCAAAGATCCAATTCTCGCGCAGTGCTTCTTCTGGCTAGCTCAATACGGGCCAACCGCCGTAGTCCCGCCTAACTGGCCGACCTGGACTTTGTGGCAATACACCGACGGAAACCTGGGCCCGCAGCCACACACGGTTCCCGGAATAGGGCCATGCGACAGGGACCAGTTCAACGGCGACATCGACGCTTTGAAGAAACTGTGGGGCCCTGCGGATTTTTGA